One genomic window of Caenorhabditis elegans chromosome I includes the following:
- the W01B11.6 gene encoding Thioredoxin domain-containing protein (Confirmed by transcript evidence), giving the protein MVVYDCLTDEDFLQKSEHGIGKKAIYYFYGERCPSCESIKPLFDDLCKKYEKTALVYTYPCYNDDQLTGDAFAVNAVPTFVVMNNGEEVTRHVGAEAEKVQELFEKYAV; this is encoded by the exons ATGGTTGTGTACGACTGCTTAACTGACGAagactttttgcaaaaatcggaACACGGAATCGGAAAAAAGGCAATCTACTACTTTTACGGAGAGCG ttgcCCGTCATGCGAGAGTATCAAACCACTATTCGATGATTTGTGTAAAAAGTACGAGAAGACCGCATTGGTCTACACGTATCCGTGCTATAATGATGATCAGT taaCTGGAGATGCGTTCGCTGTAAACGCGGTGCCAACGTTTGTCGTGATGAATAATGG agaagaaGTGACTCGACACGTCGGAGCAGAAGCTGAGAAAGTTCAAGAATTGTTCGAGAAATACGCTGtataa